Proteins encoded together in one Aeromonas encheleia window:
- a CDS encoding YaeP family protein, whose translation MQVYQCCEAIRIAYNQIGSGEQGYVPQAIAASIRALDAVASDERVPAELRQQAAYAAANLLISDHEDA comes from the coding sequence ATGCAGGTATATCAATGTTGTGAGGCCATTCGCATCGCCTATAACCAGATTGGGTCCGGTGAGCAGGGCTATGTGCCGCAGGCCATCGCCGCCAGCATCCGGGCACTCGACGCCGTGGCCAGCGACGAGCGGGTCCCCGCCGAGCTACGCCAGCAGGCCGCCTACGCCGCCGCCAACCTGCTGATCAGCGATCACGAAGACGCCTGA
- a CDS encoding riboflavin synthase, translating to MFTGIVQGTAELVAIEALPNFRTHVIRMPNPAWGEGLALGASVAHNGCCLTVTRIEGELVSFDLMQETLAVTNLGSLQLGDKVNLERAARFGDEIGGHAMSGHIMGTAEVSAVIDTPNNRQVWYRLAPELMKYVLTKGYIGIDGISLTVGEVRGAEFCVNLIPETLARTNLGWVKAGWRTNIEIDPQTQAIVDTVERVLAARQPA from the coding sequence ATGTTCACCGGCATAGTACAGGGGACCGCCGAACTGGTGGCCATAGAGGCGCTGCCCAACTTTCGCACCCACGTGATCCGCATGCCGAACCCGGCCTGGGGAGAGGGGCTGGCGCTCGGCGCCTCGGTGGCCCACAACGGTTGTTGCCTGACGGTCACCCGCATCGAGGGGGAGCTGGTCAGCTTCGATCTGATGCAGGAGACCCTGGCGGTCACCAACCTCGGCAGCCTGCAGCTGGGGGACAAGGTGAACCTGGAGCGGGCCGCCCGTTTTGGCGACGAGATCGGCGGTCACGCCATGTCTGGCCACATCATGGGCACGGCGGAGGTGAGCGCCGTCATCGACACTCCCAACAACCGCCAGGTCTGGTATCGCCTCGCCCCCGAGCTGATGAAATACGTGTTGACCAAGGGCTACATCGGCATCGACGGCATCAGCCTGACGGTGGGCGAGGTGCGGGGGGCTGAGTTCTGCGTCAACCTGATCCCCGAGACCCTGGCTCGCACCAATCTGGGCTGGGTCAAGGCGGGTTGGCGCACCAACATCGAGATCGATCCCCAGACCCAGGCCATCGTCGATACGGTGGAACGGGTGCTGGCGGCGCGCCAGCCGGCCTGA
- a CDS encoding CPXCG motif-containing cysteine-rich protein has translation MIEYTSKRIVCPHCGHHTRVELDASQGDQEFYEDCMACCNPIHLRLHLDEARDCLQLFVDADDEQMF, from the coding sequence ATGATCGAGTACACCAGCAAGCGCATCGTCTGCCCCCACTGCGGCCATCACACCCGGGTCGAGCTGGATGCCAGCCAGGGGGATCAGGAGTTCTACGAGGATTGCATGGCCTGTTGCAACCCCATCCACCTGCGTCTGCACCTGGATGAGGCGCGCGACTGCCTGCAGCTGTTTGTGGATGCGGACGACGAGCAGATGTTCTGA
- the hxpB gene encoding hexitol phosphatase HxpB: MLAAVIFDMDGVLIDSEPFWQRAQMAVFSELGHPHTEEDCHSTIGVRIDQLVAHWYRLRPWSGPSQEEVVQRILDRVIALILQEGEAKEGVLAALTLIEAQGLKIGLATSSPFNMVEAVLGKLGIKDRFLAVHSAEVERFGKPHPDVYIHAAEKLGVLPVHCLAIEDSFTGLLAAKAASMQALIVPDPALVGDPRLAIADHQLRSLAELDAATLANWIA, from the coding sequence ATGTTAGCTGCCGTGATCTTCGATATGGATGGTGTTCTGATCGATTCTGAACCCTTTTGGCAACGGGCCCAGATGGCCGTGTTCTCCGAACTGGGCCACCCCCACACGGAAGAGGATTGCCACTCCACCATAGGGGTACGCATCGATCAGCTGGTGGCGCACTGGTATCGGCTGCGCCCCTGGAGCGGCCCCAGCCAGGAGGAGGTGGTGCAGCGCATCCTGGATCGGGTCATCGCACTCATCTTGCAGGAGGGCGAGGCCAAGGAGGGGGTGCTGGCGGCACTGACCCTGATCGAGGCGCAGGGGCTCAAGATAGGACTGGCCACCTCCTCCCCCTTCAACATGGTGGAGGCGGTGCTCGGCAAGCTCGGCATCAAGGATCGCTTCCTCGCGGTCCACTCCGCCGAGGTGGAGCGCTTCGGCAAGCCCCACCCGGATGTCTACATCCATGCGGCCGAGAAGCTCGGGGTCCTGCCGGTGCATTGCCTCGCCATCGAGGACAGCTTCACCGGTCTGCTGGCGGCCAAGGCGGCCTCCATGCAGGCGCTGATCGTACCGGACCCGGCACTGGTGGGAGATCCCCGTCTCGCCATCGCCGATCACCAGCTGCGATCGCTGGCCGAGCTGGATGCCGCCACCTTGGCCAACTGGATAGCGTGA